The following are encoded together in the Pan troglodytes isolate AG18354 chromosome 6, NHGRI_mPanTro3-v2.0_pri, whole genome shotgun sequence genome:
- the LOC129144496 gene encoding mucin-3B-like, producing MATTKTTSHSTPSFTSPIATRETTSHNYLTQYPQFHFYRHHRDHFTQYYQLHFFDCHHRDHLTYTASFSSSITTTETNLHSTPSFTSSITTTETASHSTPSFTSSITTTKATSHSTPSFTSSITTTETTSHNTPNITTSISTTATTFHSTPRFTSSITTIETPSHGTLSFTSSITSTETTSHSSPSFISSITTTKITSHSTPRFTSSITTVETPSHSTPSFTSSITTAETTSHRTSSFTFSITNTKTTSHSTPIFTSSITTETSSHSSPSVTSAITTTETTSLNTPSYTFSIATTKNTSQSTPSFTSSIITMETIPHSTPSFTSCITTNKTIPHSTPSLTSAITTTKTTSNSIQGFTFSITPTETTSHSTPSFTSSIAAMETTSHHTPSFNSVIATSETNSHSAASFSSLIATTETTSHSTPSFTSLIATTETISRSTPSYTSAITTTETTSHRTPSFTSSIATESTSPSTAIFTSSITTTETTSNSTASLTSSMTTTETTSHSTLSFTSLIITTETTSHSTPSLISSITSTETISHSTPSLTSSITTTETTSHSTPSFTSSITITDSISYSNPGFNSSITTTETTSHHTPNFPSSITNTETISQSTSNFTSSTTTTKTTSRSTPSFTSSNTTTEMTSHSTPSFTSSITTTETTSLSTPNFTCLITATNSTSHSPPSFTSLSATTETTSRSTPIFTSSITTTESTSHSTPSFTSSITGIKTISHNTPSFSSLITATETISHSTPSFSSLISTTETISNSTPSFTSLITSTETTSHSSPSFTSSITTIETTSHSTPSLTSLITTTKTTTQSPPSFTSLIISTEATSHSTPSFTSSITTTETPSHSTHSFTSLIAITEIISHSTPSLSSSIATTETTSHSTLRFTSAIASTETISHSTPSLNSLITTTEITSHSTPSFNSSITATETLSHSTPSLTSAITNTETMSHSIPGFTSLITTTETTSNSSPSFTSSITNTKTTSYSPPGFTSSIPATETTSHSPPGFTSSITTTETTSHSTSSLTSSITTKKTISHNPPSSFTSSITTIESPSHSTPSLTSLITATKSTTHNPPSFTSVITTTGNTSHSTPIFTSSVATTESASHSNPSFTSSITSTKSISHSTPSFSSLITTMETTSQSSSSLSSLITTTKYTPYNPPSFTAAITATGITSHSTPIFTSWITNTETTSHNTSSLTSSITTTETASHSTSSFTSSITSTETTSHSTPSLTSSITATGTTSHSTPSFTSLITITESTSHSTTSFTSSITTTETTSHSTPSFTSSIATTEIISHSTLSYSSSIATTETPSHSTPSFPFSIMTTETISHSTPSLNSAIITTESMSHSIPGFASLITTSETTSHSLPSFTSSSTTTETPSHSPPGFSSSIATSKTTSTSPPRFTSAIATTETTSHSTPRFTSVIASTKITSQNNLTQYCQLQFFDCHHRDNVTQYSWLHFFDCHHRDKLTEYYQLHFFSHHH from the exons aTGGCCACCACcaagaccacctcacacagtactcccagcttcacttctccAATCGCCACCAGggagaccacctcacaca ACTACCTCACACAGTACCCCCAGTTTCACTTCTATCGCCACCACAGAGACCACTTCACGCAGTACTACCAGCTTCACTTCTTCGACTGCCATCACAGAGACCACCTCACAta TACTGCCAGCTTCAGTTCTTCAATCACCACCACTGAGACGAACttacacagtactcccagcttcacttcttcaatcACCACCACCGAAACTgcctcacacagtactcccagcttcacttcttcaatcACCACAACCAAGgccacctcacacagtactcccagcttcacttcttcaatcACCACCACCGAGACCACCTCACACAATACTCCCAACATCACTACTTCAATCAGCACAACCGCGACCACATTCCACAGTACTCCCAGGTTCACTTCGTCAATCACCACCATTGAGACCCCCTCACACGGTACTCTCAGCTTCACATCTTCAATCACCAGCACTGAAACCACCTCACACAGTAGTCCCAGCTTCATTTCTTCAATTACCACCACCAAGAtcacctcacacagtactccccGCTTCACTTCTTCAATCACCACAGTGGAGACCccctcacacagtactcccagcttcacttcctcAATTACTACTGCTGAGACCACCTCACATAGGACTTCCAGCTTCACTTTTTCGATCACCAACACcaagaccacctcacacagtactcccatcTTCACTTCCTCAATCACCACCGAGACCAGCTCACACAGTTCTCCCAGCGTCACTTCTGCAATCACCACCACCGAGACCACCTCACTCAATACTCCCAGCTATACTTTTTCGATTGCCACCACCAAGAACACCTCACAgagtactcccagcttcacttcttctaTCATTACCATGGAGACCATaccacacagtactcccagcttcacttcttgtatcactACAAACAAGACCATaccacacagtactcccagcttgaCTTCTGCGATCACAACCACCAAGACCACCTCAAACAGTATTCAAGGTTTCACTTTTTCAATCACCCCCAccgagaccacctcacacagtactcccagcttcacttcttcaatcGCTGCCATGGAGACCACCTCACACCATACTCCCAGCTTCAATTCTGTGATCGCCACCTCCGAGACCAACTCACACAGTGCTGCTAGCTTCAGTTCTTTGATTGCCACCactgagaccacctcacacagtactcccagcttcacttctttgatTGCCACCACTGAGACCATCTCACGGAGTACTCCCAGCTACACTTCTGCAATCACCACCAccgagaccacctcacacagaactcccagcttcacttcttcaatcGCCACTGAGTCCACATCCCCCAGTACTGCCATCTTCACTTCTTCCATCACCACCACCGAGACCACCTCCAACAGTACTGCCAGCTTGACTTCTTCAATGACCACCAccgagaccacctcacacagtactctCAGCTTCACTTCTTTGATCATCACCACTGAAACCACATCCCACAGTACCCCCAGCTTGATTTCTTCGATCACCAGCACCGAGACCATATcccacagtactcccagcttgaCTTCTTCGATCACCACCACTGAGACTAcatcacacagtactcccagcttcacttcttcaatcACCATCACCGACTCCATATCCTACAGTAATCCCGGCTTCAATTCTTCCATCACCACCACCGAGACCACCTCACACCATACTCCCAACTTCCCTTCTTCAATCACAAACACCGAGACCATCTCACAGAGTACTTCCAACTTCACTTCttcaaccaccaccaccaagaccACGTCACgcagtactcccagcttcacttcttcaaaCACCACCACTGAGATGACCTCACACAGTAcccccagcttcacttcttcgaTAACCACTACTGAGACCACCTCACTCAGTACTCCCAACTTCACTTGTTTGATCACCGCCACCAACTCCACCTCACACAGTCCTCCGAGCTTCACTTCTTTGAGCGCCACCACAGAGACCACCTCACGCAGTACTCCCATCTTCACTTCTTCCATCACCACCACTGAGAgcacctcacacagtactcccagcttcacttcatCGATCACTGGCATCAAGACCATCTCACACAATACTCCCAGCTTCAGTTCTTTGATCACCGCCACCGAGACCAtatcacacagtactcccagcttcagcTCTTTGATCTCCACCACCGAGACCATATCaaacagtactcccagcttcacttctttgatCACCAGCACCGAGACCACATCCCACAGttctcccagcttcacttcttcaatcACCACCATTGAGACCACATcccacagtactcccagcttgaCTTCTTTGATCACTACAACCAAGACAACCACACAGAGTCCTCCGAGCTTCACTTCTTTGATCATCAGCACTGAGGCCActtcacacagtactcccagcttcacttcttcaatcACCACCACCGAGACCCCCTCACACAGTACTCACAGTTTCACTTCTTTGATCGCTATCACCGAGATCatctcacacagtactcccagcctCAGTTCATCGATCGCCACCactgagaccacctcacacagtactctCAGGTTCACTTCTGCAATCGCCAGCACCGAGACTAtatcacacagtactcccagcttgaATTCTCTGATCACCACCACCGAGAtcacctcacacagtactcccagcttcaaTTCTTCAATCACCGCCACTGAGACCCTATCACATAGTACTCCCAGCTTGACTTCTGCAATCACCAATACTGAGACCATGTCACACAGTATTCCAGGCTTCACTTCTTTGATCACCACCACAGAGACCACCTCAAACAGttctcccagcttcacttcttcgaTCACCAACACCAAGACTACCTCATACAGCCCTCCAGGGTTCACTTCTTCAATCCCCGCCACTGAGACTACCTCACACAGTCCTCCCGGCTTCACTTCTTCAATCACTACCAccgagaccacctcacacagtacgTCCAGCTTGACTTCTTCAATCACCACCAAGAAGACCATCTCACACAATCCTCCTTCCAGCTTCACTTCTTCGATCACGACCATCGAGAGCccctcacacagtactcccagcttaaCTTCTTTGATCACTGCCACCAAGTCCACCACACACAATCCTCCAAGCTTCACTTCTGTGATCACCACCACAGGGAacacctcacacagtactcccattTTCACTTCTTCAGTTGCCACCACCGAGAGCGCGTCACACAGTAATCCCAGCTTCACTTCATCAATCACCAGTACCAAGAGCATCTCACACAGTACTCCTAGCTTCAGTTCTTTGATCACCACCATGGAGACAACCTCACAGAGTTCTTCCAGCTTAAGTTCTTTGATCACCACCACCAAGTACACCCCATACAATCCTCCGAGCTTCACTGCTGCGATCACCGCCACAGGGAtcacctcacacagtactcccattTTCACTTCTTGGATCACCAACACTGAGACCACATCCCACAATACTTCCAGCTTGACTTCTTCAATCACCACCACAGAGACCGCATCCCACAGTACTTCCAGCTTCACTTCTTCGATCACCAGCACTGAGACCACATctcacagtactcccagcttgaCTTCTTCAATCACTGCAACCGggaccacctcacacagtactcccagcttcacttctttaaTCACCATCACTGAGTCCACATCCCACAGTACTaccagcttcacttcttcaatcaccaccactgagaccacctcacacagtacgcccagcttcacttcttcaatcGCCACCACTGAGATCATCTCACATAGTACTCTCAGCTACAGTTCTTCAATCGCCACCACCGAGACAccctcacacagtactcccagcttcccGTTTTCAATCATGACCACTGAGACCAtatcacacagtactcccagcttgaATTCTGCGATCATCACCACTGAGAGCATGTCACACAGTATTCCAGGCTTCGCTTCTTTGATCACCACCAGcgagaccacctcacacagtcTTCCCAGCTTCACTTCCTCAAGCACCACCACTGAGACCCCTTCACATAGTCCTCCTGGCTTCTCTTCTTCGATTGCCACCTCCAAGACCACCTCAACCAGTCCTCCCAGATTCACCTCTGCGATTGCCACCAccgagaccacctcacacagtactcccaggtTCACTTCTGTGATTGCCAGCACCAAGATCACGTCACAGA ACAACCTCACACAGTACTGCCAGCTTCAGTTCTTCGATTGCCACCACCGAGACAACGTCACACAATACTCCTGGCTTCACTTCTTCGATTGTCACCACCGAGACAAGCTCACAGAGTACTACCAGCTTCACTTCTTCAGTCACCACCactga
- the LOC129144497 gene encoding mucin-3B-like — translation MTATETTSHSTPSLTSLITTTKSTSQNPPSFTSAIATTGITSRSTPIFTSSITNTESTSRSTPSFTFSITSTETTSHSTPSFTSSITTIETTSHSTPSLTYSITTTRTTSHSTPSFTSLIITTESTFHSTTSFTSSITTTDNTSHSMPSFTSSIATTEIISHSTPSFPSSITNTETTSHRTPSFTFAITTTETMSHSIPGFISSITTTETTSHLPPRFTSLITTTKTTSHSPPSVTSLITRTETTSHSPPSFTSSSTTTETPSHSTPGFSSSIATSKTTSTGPLRFTFVIGTTKTTSYSTPRFTSVIASTKTTSHSTPSLTSLITTTGTSSHSTLGLSSSIATTDTTSHSTASFTSSIATTETMSQNTPGFTSSIATTEITSHSTPSFTSSITTMATTSQSGPSFTSLITVTGSTSHSTASFTSSITTTETTSYSTPSITSSITTTERTSHSTPSYTSSIATSETPSHTVLSFTSSITTTDSTSHSTASFTSSICTTETTSHSTPSITSSITTTERTSHSTPSYTSWIATSETPSQTVPSFTSSITTTDSTSHSNPSLTSAITTTETRSHSPPIFTSSITTIETTSHRTPSFTSSMTTTETTSLSPPAFTFSISTTETYSHSPPSFTSSITTTETPSHSPPSFTSLITTTESTSYSPLSFTSVITTTESTSHSTPSFTSSIATTETTSHSPPSFTSLITISETPSHSNPSFTSLITTTESTSHSPPSFTSAIATTGITSHSTPIFTSLIATTESTSHSTPSFTSSITSTETISHSTPSFSSLITATKTASHSTPSLTSLITTTKSTPHNASNFTSVSATTGITSRSTPIFTSSIATTDSTSHNHIPQYSQLDFFHHYNRDHLTQYSQLHLFNHYHRVHIPQYYQLHFFNHHH, via the exons ATGACCGCCACCGAGACCACATcccacagtactcccagcttaaCTTCTCTGATCACCACCACCAAGTCTACCTCACAGAATCCTCCGAGCTTCACTTCTGCGATTGCCACCACAGGGATCACCTCACGCAGTACTCCCATTTTCACTTCTTCAATCACAAACACCGAGAGCACCTCACgcagtactcccagcttcacttttTCGATCACCAGCACCGAGACCAcatcacacagtactcccagcttcacttcctcGATCACCACCATCGAGACCACATCTCATAGTACTCCCAGCTTGACTTATTCAATCACTACAACCAggaccacctcacacagtactcccagcttcacttctttaaTCATCACCACCGAGTCCACATTCCACAGTACTaccagcttcacttcttcaatcACCACCACTGACAACACCTCACACAGTATGCCCAGCTTCACTTCCTCGATCGCCACCACTGAGATCatctcacacagtactcccagcttcccTTCTTCAATCACGAACACTGAGACCACATCACACAGGACTCCCAGCTTCACTTTTGCAATCACCACCACTGAGACCATGTCACACAGTATTCCAGGCTTCATTTCTTCAATCACCACCACCGAGACTACCTCAcaccttcctcccaggttcacttcTTTGATCACCACCACcaagaccacctcacacagtccTCCCAGCGTCACTTCTTTGATCACCAGAactgagaccacctcacacagtcctcccagcttcacttcttcaagCACCACCACTGAGACCCCTTCACACAGTACTCCTGGCTTCTCTTCTTCAATTGCCACCTCCAAGACCACCTCAACCGGTCCTCTCAGATTCACCTTTGTGATTGGCACCACCAAGACCACTTCATACAGTACTCCCAGGTTCACTTCTGTGATTGCCAGCACCAAGACCACCTCACACAGCACTCCCAGTTTGACTTCTCTGATCACCACCACCGGGACCAGCTCACACAGTACCCTCGGCTTAAGTTCTTCGATCGCCACCACCGATACAACCTCACACAGTACTGCCAGCTTCACTTCTTCGATTGCCACCACTGAGACCATGTCACAGAATACTCCTGGATTCACTTCTTCAATTGCCACCACCGAGAtcacctcacacagtactcccagcttcacttcttcaatcACCACCATGGCGACAACCTCACAGAGTggtcccagcttcacttctttgatCACCGTCACTGGGTCGACATCCCACAGTACTgccagcttcacttcttcaatcACCACCACTGAGACCACCTCATACAGTACTCCCAGCATCACTTCTTCAATCACCACCACCGAGAGGACATCCCACAGCACTCCCAGCTACACTTCTTCGATTGCCACCAGTGAGACACCCTCACACACTGTTCTCAGCTTCACTTCTTCGATCACAACCACCGACAGCAC ATCCCACAGTACTGCCAGCTTCACTTCCTCAATCTGCACCactgagaccacctcacacagtactcccagcatCACTTCTTCAATCACCACCACCGAGAGGACATCCCACAGCACTCCCAGCTACACTTCTTGGATCGCCACCAGTGAGACACCCTCACAAACTGTTCCTAGCTTCACTTCTTCGATCACCACCACCGACAGCACATCCCACAGTAATCCCAGCTTGACTTCTGCCATCACCACCACTGAGACCAGGTCACACAGTCCTCCCATATTCACTTCTTCGATCACCACCATAGAGACCACCTCACACcgtactcccagcttcacttcgtCGATGACCACCACTGAGACCACCTCACTCAGTCCTCCAGCCTTCACTTTTTCGATCTCCACCACCGAGACCTACTCACACAgtcctcccagcttcacttcttcaatcACTACCACCGAAACCCCCTCACACAgtcctcccagcttcacttctttgatCACCACCACGGAGTCCACCTCATACAGTCCTCTGAGCTTCACTTCTGTGATCACCACCACAGAGAgcacctcacacagtactcccagcttcacttcttcgaTTGCCACCactgagaccacctcacacagtcctcccagcttcacttctttgatCACTATCAGCGAGACCCCCTCACACAGTaatcccagcttcacttctttgatCACCACCACTGAGTCCACCTCACACAGTCCTCCAAGCTTCACTTCTGCAATCGCCACCACAGGGAtcacctcacacagtactcccattttcacttctttgatcGCCACCACCGAGAgcacctcacacagtactcccagctttaCTTCATCGATCACCAGCACTGAGACCatctcacacagtactcccagcttcagtTCTTTGATCACTGCCACCAAGACCGCATcccacagtactcccagcttaaCTTCTTTGATCACCACCACCAAGTCCACCCCACACAATGCTTCAAACTTCACTTCTGTGAGTGCCACCACAGGGATCACCTCACGCAGTACTCCCATTTTCACTTCGTCGATCGCCACCACCGACAgcacctcacaca ACCACATcccacagtactcccagcttgaCTTCTTCCATCACTACAACCGggaccacctcacacagtactcccagcttcacttaTTTAACCACTATCACCGAGTCCACATCCCACAGTACTaccagcttcacttcttcaatcaccaccactga